From a single Phragmites australis chromosome 7, lpPhrAust1.1, whole genome shotgun sequence genomic region:
- the LOC133924169 gene encoding large ribosomal subunit protein P2A has protein sequence MKFVAAYLLAVLAGNPSPSAEDLTAILESVGCEIDNEKMELLLSQLSGKDITELIAAGREKFASVPCGGGGVAVAAAAPAAAGGAAPAAEAKKEEKVEEKEESDDDMGFSLFD, from the exons ATGAAGTTTGTTGCTGCCTATCTGCTTGCTGTCCTTGCTGGCAACCCCAGCCCCTCTGCGGAGGATTTGACAGCTATTCTGGAGTCAG TTGGTTGCGAAATTGACAATGAAAAGATGGAACTCCTGTTGTCCCAACTGAGTGGAAAGGACATCACTGAGCTCATTGCTGCTGGCAGGGAGAAGTTCGCTTCTGTCCCTTGCGGTGGTGGCGGTgtggctgttgctgctgctgcacctgctgctgctggtggggCAGCTCCTGCAGCTGAggcaaagaaagaagagaaggtggaggagaaggaagagagtGACGAT GACATGGGCTTCAGCCTGTTCGACTGA